CCTCATTGGCCCCAGAAACAGCGGTGTCGGCCACGACGTTAGCCTGCTCGTTCGTCTTCTGAGCAACTGGGAGACAGGAAATCAATgctatttttattgtttacgtTTTAAAGTAAATGAGAAAAAGATGAATTTACAAACTCGTGAATGATTTCGATTCTTGCTTCCACCATTGCATAACTTCAGTACAGTAAGTGCAGTTTGCACTGCAGGTGCTTTACCTGTGTTCACACCTGTCACAACTCCCTCCATCGTCTTACTTcctggaaaaaaagagagaaaaccttCGTGAGAAATGCATAAATCAGAAGCAGAGAGTTTGTGTGGTCATTATTCCTCTCTGGCTCTTCCGCACCgtgccgcccctccctgagcctggttcttctgGAGGTTCCTTCCTCTTAACAGGGAGTCTTCCTCTCCGCTGTCACCGAGTGCTCGCTCGTatgtttgttggggttttctctttactgtacaatataaaccAGCAGAATGCaacactgtttgtttttgtgccatataaataaaatcaagttGATTCGATTCACCAACAGTGGCTGGAGACTTTCTCGCTGGCTTCTCAGTGCTTACTTTGCTGATGCTTCATACAATGTTTGTTCTTCACATCAGCGCAGCAGCACAATCACAGCCGTGTTCATGGACCCGATTTTATGAGTCTGGATTTCAAACCCTTCCTGCTGTTTCCAACGATTAAAAAGGCTTCAAAGAATCAGGCCACAGCTGTTAGAGGCGGCCAGACAGAAAATCTCATCTCTTCACCTTTGTTATAATCTATTAATCTGTTTCATGAAAAAGCACCATTATCAGACTCAGCTGTTTTGCATGGATAAAGGATGATGATTGTTTATTGGTATGAATAAAAGGCCATTCGCTGACAGCAGCCAATCTGCAGCCTTGTTAATTATGCATCATCTTTGCATCTTTGAGCTTCTTCCTTCCTGTAACTGCGCTCGTGCAGCAGCCTCAGCTTCAAACATCAGCGCTGCAGGGAAACAGTTTCCACGGTGTTTGTGTGAGATCAGCCGACAGCGAATCACAGACAAAGAGTCCGTTCACTGCGAACCGTCACATGTCCGAGCAGCTCGACGCCCACTGGCTGAATTACAACCGAGTCTGAAtcgtttccaaacaacacgaaGAAGAATGCCGAGTGTTGAAGTCGTCCGTCCACCTCGCTGTCTGATCAGAGGCAGCGCGCCGTCCCCAGAATGttaataaagaacaaaacaaggGGAATGAGAGCAGAGAGTGGGCTGCCTGGGCGCAAAGTGGGTGACATGAGTGAATAATTCAGAGAGCTCAGTTTATCTGTGAGGTAGAAACCAGGTCAGCCTCCGTCTGGACGTTTAAAAACAGACGTTTGCTTGTTGCTCCTGGTTTTATTCGCCCCACATGAGCTGTGGTTTGTGGCTGAACAGAAGAACAGTTGAATGAACAGGGCAGAGCTGCTTTAATGTCATTACATATCAAACAGCACACACATTTAAACCCCACAGATGACGAATTATCCTTCAGCTGTCagaagcttttactttgaaagcctGAGCTTGCTGAACAGGTGAGCACGGTGTGATTAGGTGTCGGGCTCATCTCTGACCCTTCCTGCTCGTGGACAGGATCCAATCTGGGGATCTCTGAATGCAGATGATGGTCTTCTGTTCTTCACACGACCTTCAGCATGAACCGGCGCCGTCTGCAGCCGGGCGTGAGCCGGATTACTGCCTCAGGTAACATCCACCATAAAGGGTCATAATGGGCGGGGCTTTGGTTGTGTTTTGGCCACATGCTGAACAAGCACGTTTTCAGAAACTATGAATTGGCATGCATGGACCTACATCCCCGCAGTGACCGAGAGTCTCTGGATGAAGAAGAGTGAGAACTCGTCTGAGGGACTAAATGTGTCTTCGTGCCTGGGAGGGCCTCGCCACtcctgcttcacctgcttcacctgctttGGATAAGTGGACGGATGAAATcgtgctgcagcagcagatcagGATCCGGTCGCAGCGTCGTTCTGACAGGTTACGCTAACCGGAGCTGCGATCCATCAGGAAGAGCTGCACTTTAAATCACTGAACATTCAGCTTCCTGTCGCCCGCTCTCTTCATCCCTCCTTGATTTTAGTGTCCTCCACTCAGCCCTCCTTGATTTTCTACACAAGAAATCTCAGTTCTTTCTTTCCATTAGTCTGTTGTTCTGGTGTTTAACAAATGCcactcagtgttggggagtaacagagtACATGTGCCGCCGTTAAGTATTTAAAATActaaatatgagtaactgtatactgttacagttactgtttaaaaggtggtatttagaatacagttactttgttgaaataaacggattacacggcggtactttcctgtttcatatgtttgctatgatctctctttttttggtttccacgtcggtggaaacccaaacaaaacacgcattaagaggctcagatgtctgtgtctcaatctcacgTCTcataatgatttaatatgaaggcaacaggcagagcgttacaggcatcgccctaaagCATGGAGCCTGATGGGTGGTgtagcccagctgtaagtaagctattaagactcgactgtacactgtgttcgtgttttcctcttcctccacctcccCTCATCTTCCTATTCTCCCTCGGTCTGTTCCCCATCATGAGGGATGCGAGGAGGACGAGCGAAATTCGACAGCAAACGGGGATGAATGAAAGGAAGGGATGAAGAAGGGACAAGAAAGAGACAAACAGCCAGAAGAGGAGAGATGGAGGATATACTTTTGGTGGTGAATGAATGAAACGAGTGGGTGTGTCTGTCTCCGTCCACTGCTGTTTGTCCTTTGGTGTTGGATTTCACTCGTCCTCCGCCCATGCTTCATCCACTGTCCACCAGGAAATGTGAAATTTCAAGTGCAAAGTAGTTTTAGAAGAGAGTGAAATTCAAAGTTGGAGCAGAAACTGAATCctgaaatattaaaagaaaCACACGGACGACAGGAAGTGGAGAGAAAATTGCAATTCATCCTGACGCTGTGTTAAATCTGCAGATGGAAAGATGGAGGGATGGTGTTGACATTCACTCCGTCCATCCATCGCTCGGGTTCCAGCAGAAAGATGAAAGCTTCTCTTCTTTATCCCCCTCATCCTCTCATCCCTCCATCTCTCTTCCCACATCTTTCATGCACAGCGTCGGGATGAATTGTGTTTCCCTGATCTGTCACTAAAgtttaacttcctgttttatccCTCCCCCTGCCTCCTCCTTTCCTCACAGTGCTGTGATTGTTTGTAATttttcatcatattttctttctttcagattTTATTTGTCCTCCACCCGTCCCTCcttttatcttttcttcttaaacgataaattatttaaatgcaGCTTCCGTCCTcgtctttctcttcctcttttcacCACAAATCTAATTTTACTTGCATCCATCTCCTCTCACCAACGTAGATGACCCCCTCCTTGGTCTTGGCAGCTGCCTCCTCCACTCCGGCCTTCGTCTTCTCGGCGGCGGCGACGACTCCATCCTTCGCCATGGAGAATCCCTTCTTGAAAACGTCCATGATGCTTTGCttgtcttcttctgctgctccgTCTGCCTCGGGTGCCTCGCCTCTTCTCGTCTGCTGGGATCTGTTCCTCTTGCTAATGCATAAGTGAGAGAGAGGGTGGAGAGAGGGCACGTGAGGAGAGAGGGCTGCTTACGAGAAAGGGAGGGAGGGTAATACGTGCAAACAGCTCTGGATTCATGTGGTGCAGTGGAGCCTACAGAGGAGAAAAGTGAGTCGGAGATAAGaaggaaaaggagaaaacagagaaaatgctaaAACCATAAATGTCCCCAGACCTGGAGCTCAGACTGAAACACACAACAGAGACATTACTGCTCAGAAACACCTGCAGGGGCTAAAAACTGGCTTAGATGTTTTAAAATGGGGGTTTGTGGGGACTGGCTGGCTTTCAGAGCCTCGCGTGGACAGCGGAGGAACATCGGCTTTGGTACTTCCTCCTTTTTCAGGTCTGGAGGATTCTTGGTTTAATCAGGAAACTGAGTAATGACGATGTCCCACAAACACGTGAAATATAATATTCTTTATCTCAGGACTGTCACTTTACTCAGGCTCAGGATTTTAAAGGTAACTAAAGCTAAAGGACTCCTGTTTATTGGACTGTTGGAGTGAAACAGTGTGCGGAGGCTCCCCGTCATCTGTAGCTGTGCCTTCGACTCCATTAATGTGGAAATTCCATCAAAATATCTGCAGGATTTCATGCTAAGGATTCACTCAACAAAGAGCTGATATTCGAGAACGTCTCAGCTTGAGAACTTCTGCTGTGCTGTTCACCCTCTTGGACCTTTCCTTTGGTCATCTTTCTAACAGCTGCAGGAGACCAGAGTCCTCCCTGAACCAATCAGATCTATCAGACATATAAAATGATTCTCCAGCTCACGAGCTTTTGGTTGGGGCCACATTTTATCCGCTGTAGTGAAAACTTCAGTTGCACATGGAGCAGAAGGTAATCACTTAGCTGCTGTTTGCTGAGCGCTGAACAGAGCCTCCAATCAGATTAAAGGAAGCCAGCCTCCATCTTTCCTTCTTTAATGGTGAGATGAGACGAGGACACTGGGAGAAAACACAAAGCCAACTTCACCGTCCTCtatttttagctcaaagctTCTTCCATCAAACATGGTCcctgtgtgcatgctgacaCGGTTAATCCACTTAGAccagccgtgtgtgtgtgcgtgtgtgtgtgtgtgtgtgtgtgtgtgtgcatgtgcgcgcgcgtgcgcgcgcgtgtgtgtgtgtgtgtgtgtgtgtgcgtgtgtgtgtgcgtgtgtgtgtgtgcgtgtgtgtgtgtgtgcgtgcgtgcgtgcgtgtgtgtgtgtgcgtgtgtgcgtgcgtgtgtgtgtgcgtgtgtgtgtgtgtgcgtgtgtgtgtgtgtgtgtgtgtgtgtgcgtgtgtgtgtgtgtgtgtgtgtctttgtatgcatgtgtgtgtgtgtgtctttgtgtgtgtgtgcgtgtgtgtgtgtgtgtgtgtgtctttgtgtgtgtgtgcgtgtgtgtgtgcatgtgtgtgtgtgtgcgtgtgtgtgtgcgtgtgtgtgtgtgtgtgtgtgtgtgtgtgtgtgcgtgtgtgtgtgtgtgcgtgtgtgtgtgtgtgtgtgtgtgtgtgtctttgtgtgcgtgtgtgtgtgtctttgtgtgtgtgtgcgtgtgtgtgtgtgtgtgtgtgtgtctttgtgtgtgtgtgcgtgtgtgtgtgcatgtgtgtgtgtgtgcgtgtgtgtgtgcgtgtgtgtgtgtgtgtgtgtctttgtgtgtgtgtgcgtgtgtgtgtgtgtgtgtgtgcgtgcgtgcgtgcgtgcgtgtgtgtgtgtgtgtgtgtgtgtctttgtgtgtgtgtgcgtgtgtgtgtgtgtgtgcatgtgtgtgcgtgtgtgtgtgtgtgtgtgtctttgtgtgtgtgtgcgtgtgtgtgtgtgtgtgcgtgtgtgtgcgtgtgtgtgtgtgtgcatatgtgtgtgtgtgtgcgtgtgtgtgtgtgtgtgtgtgtgtgtgcgtgtgtgtgtgtgtgtgcatgtgtgtgcgtgtgtgtgtgtgtgtgtgtgtaaagatgttggaataaattatagattgtacCATGTGTTTAATGTGTGTCAGAAGAGCAGTGGGATCTTTTCGCGATGGATCTGCTCCATCTCTGTATTTTTACTCAAACAGCTTTGCATGACTgatagttcaaaataatccttctttatctgATGCTGGGCCTTGTTCATTCTCTGGGAGCTGTTTTACCTCCCGTCTCTTTAAGCCCTCCCTCCCTAAAAGCAACATTCCTCTGGTTGGCCAACTTCTGGAAGCCTGCCGAGGGGCAGCACTCAGCAGTGTTGTGTCCACATAAGAAAGAAATGAGTAATGTTCCACCTCTGAGAGCTCACTGTCAGGCCTTTTTCTCAAAGAATAAAACTGCTGTGCACTGCTGCGTTATTAATAAAACTGACCTGAATTACAgatttaataaatataataagaaTAACTGTAATATCTCAGCTTCTCCCAAAGATCGGGTTGAAATTGTCATTGCTCATGTGGTGTGAAAGCATGATGCTGGTACAATACTGAGGCGCGTGATGCCTCGAGTTATCGTCATCAGAAACTCGTCGTCTCTCTTTAACATGAAGGACGACTCTTTAAAAAGCCGACCACGTAACTTTACACCTAAACAGTGAGTGAACACGCAGCTACAGAACAAATGAAAAAGAACCAGTGGCTTTGAGGACCCTCACCCCTCATTTTCACAACTTTACCGAACTTTGTAGGCCTTTGTTGGACTTTAGAAATTGGCAGACCTGAACTTTTATCTTTTGGTGGTCAAAGGTGGCGAGAACCATGATCGAAATGTTTCTGGAGCTTTCTGGTGTCGTGTGGTGAATGTGGAAGTCCCGTTCGACCGCGGCGAGTCTGGCAGGTTTATGGAGGACGTGGCAGAGGAAATGATGAAGGAGTGGATTCATCACCTTCGTCCTCTGAAACGAACCCGAACGTGACTCAGCAGAACACGCAGCTCTCTCCCACACTTACCCTTGGCTGCCTCACCTCTTCTCTTATTGGCTGACTGCAGGCGCCGAGCTATTTTTAGATGcactttatttcatgtttttcccCACACTGATGGGCGAGGCTCATCAGCAGCACTGTCTGTTGTGGGTTACCGTGGCGATAAGAGCTGTCTTCTCAACAGTAGTGATCGATGCTGACCATCAGctctgcgcgcacacacacacacacacacacacacacacacacacacacacacacacacacaggcgtaCACAGTAATGTTATACATTATTGATTCTCATGAAGAATTCTCTAATAGCTGCACAAAGACGCCTATTGATGGTTTGTGTCATTGATCCTCGTTGGGAAATGTGACCTGAGAGCAAGAAGCAGATTCTTCTGATCATCAGTGAAAGGACTGCAGCGCTTTGTTTACCTGTAAATCACACTTTTAACCAGAAGTGAAGAATTATTCACAGCTGATCAGCTTCAAATATGTCAAATATAAAACGTCCAAAAGGTTTCAGCTTTGTGGCCTCTTAGAAACAAATGcttcaaaaacattttacacCAAATCACTTTCCAGCATCGTCTCTGTTATTAGTGACAAATCTCTCTTTACCGCCAAGCAGCAACAAGAACAtgaaacctgcagttcctctgacgtCCGACAGAGGGCGGCAGCGAGTCCgtccccatagactcccatgttaaaccTTCCATCAGAAACACGTGGTACACAAACTGTTTGGTCTCTGTGGATCACTTCCTCCTTTATAACACCTGTATGGAGGGACAATGTTTTTATAACTCAGCTGAGTTAAAGTTAgcattattaggggcgtggcctctgtgAGTGACAGGTGAATGGTGGCACAGGTGGTTGTAGCTGCTAGTTGTCTGCTAGTTTTTAGTGACATCATGTGACCAGTAATATCGGTGCTGTGAGTCACTGTACTCACAGAGCATCTGAGGAGGCGGagctccagttttggtgagtgaaattccagaaatcagctgattgttgcAGGTATCACCAAGCTTACTGGGCATTATCCAATAACATGGTCACGTCTTAACAAACAGCCTAAACCTTCAGACCCAGGAGGTGTGGCCTCGTGTCGGCTCAGCGTGTCCGTCCTCTTCTGCTTGAATTTGAATCCCAGCAGAGCTAAAAACCCTAAATACTGAACTGAGATGTGTAGTTAAATGTAGCTGAAGTGCTTTTCAGTGAGCGTGATTATTGGATCAGATATCACAGATGTTTGTATTCACACTGCTTCAGCTGCTCGCCTTcaggacacagacagacaaagggCTCTTTAATCCAGATGAAACAGAGAATAATGGACTGGAAAATACTTCCAACACAACGTTAgcaactcacaaacacacagacacgtcACTGAGTTACTGCCACCACAACAAtgaaataaatactttttaGTGTAATTATGACTCATATTTCAGTCTTCAGTGGGAGCATTGGCAAAGTGGATTATTGATGACGCTCTTAATAAAAATactaaatgctgttttttttggtttggggTCTGTAAGCGTCACGCATGCTGTTGCTTTTAAAGattaacattaaaacattaaagtttTAATGTGAAAAGTCATAGACAGGAAGTTTGATGGCTCAGTGGAGCTGAGAGTGTCATTAACATGTTTAATACTCAGTTTGGTTGGTTGAGTCCAGCGTGTGTGTTAAAGCTCATGGATGAGTCATCGAGTCTCATGATGTTTTCCTCCCGACGAGCTCAGGACTGAACCTCCGTGAGGAATCTGACGGCTAATTGAGACCCACCAggttgaagtgtgtgtgtgtgtgtgtgtgtgtgtgtgtgtgtgtgtgtgtgtgtgtgtgtttctcacaTGCCTGTTTGtgttaattatattttcacagCTGTGGTGACCTGCATGTTTCTGCAAAGACAGCAAAAACTCAACGACTCTTAATTTTAACTCAACATCTTCAGTTcaacctgacacacacacacacacacacacgcacacacacacacacacacacagtttcagaCTCGTGTATTTGAAGCAAACACACGAGTCTGACCTGAATCACAGTAAATCCAGTGAACGTGGATCTGGGACTAACGATCATTTAAACATGGATCACTGAGAACCAGGATGTCCTGGTGGTGCGTTCACTGACAGTACGGAGATTCTTgctcaataataataatcccaCGTGTCATGGACCCAGCAATGTGTGCCTGAGTTTGTGGTTTTTGTCAATGTAAACTGACTGACATCTTTGCATTATTCTTGTGAATTCTTATTGGCCGTTTTTATTTAATACCGGTCAGGTGACCCTTTTTGGGTTTAAAAGAATGCCGAGTCAACGGACGGCTGGGTGTCAGAACCTTCCTCCACTGAAGCGTCCCGCTCAATGGAGGAGAACATAATTGAAATTGGAGACTCTGTATTGTTTGTTCTAAGCTAAAAGATTATTCTGTCGTCTTTGTGCACTTTAAGcctgttttcagctgttttctttcctttacaTGGTTCCTGCACAAGCGTCttcttatgtgtatttattgattATTGACCATTGGCTCCAGTTTAAAATAGCCCAATATCCTAATACCTCATTTGTATTAACTCATTAGTGATTCATCCTTGTTACAAATGTCATGCTGAAGCTAACAGCAcggagcagcaggtcagctgatcgcAGCCTGCACACAGAAAATTCTGCTGGTAAAACAAACAAGTTCGATTATTTCTAATTCTCAGAATCAGCTGACGTGTTTCACCTTCAGACCGTTCCAGAGTCAGAGGCCTCTGCTTTTTGGGCCTCTGCACTGGGATGAGGGGTCTGTAAACGGCTGGTGGGCTGGGAGGCAGAGCAGTTAATGTGCCGGAAGAAGATTGTTGAGCTTGTTTTGTTATCGCAGCAAGCAGGAAATGCCCCCCCGGCCGTTTTCTGCACAAACACGAGCTGGGACAGCACAGGAGGCAGAAATCTTCACGTTTCCCCAGAACTCAAATCTATAGACAGAGAAGCAGAGTTTATGGAgctgctgccccctgctggtcacaTCTGCAACACACAGCCTGGGCTCAAAGTAGAGACTGCAGGgagaaaaacacaggaaaacattcAAAAAGCACCCACGTCAAAGAAAAATGAATCAAAACATCACATAAAAAGgtaaccattaaaaaaatacacgtGGCACAAATGAGCCCAACTAACAAGAATCCCACAAGACGAACATTTGGAAATTTTTTGTTAGCCTTCAGGCAATAATTCTGATTAGTACAGTGCCGGACAGGACCggcaaaaacaagaacaaagaacaacagtGACCGAGTattaatcacaaaaacaaagaatagcCACAATAAAATGAGTCAAAACAGCATAAAAAGCAAAAGCTCAACGAAAACCACACTTCCTCAAAATcattttcatccatccatccatccatccattcgctcatccttttcagggtcgctggagcctatcccagctgtcgtagggcgagaggcggggtacaccctggacaggtcgccagtctgtcgcagggccaacacacagggacagacaaccattcatactcatattcacacctagtgacaatttggattatccaattaacctatccccacaagctgcatgtctttggatggtgggaggaagccggagtacccggcgagaacccacgcaaacacggtgagaacatgcaaactccacacagaaagaccccggcctgatgttggaattgaactcaggaccttcttgctgtgcagcaacagtgctaaccaccgtgccaccacaAGCCTCAAAATCATTTTATCCACAATAAATCACACAGATAACACAAATATGGCCAGCACGTGCACAATCCCTCATTAGTAGTAGTAATCTTCATTTTCtcattcctcctcctccccccagCTCTGAAACAATGCACGGAAACGATCCCCACCCAGAAGACCAGCTGCCCCCTCCTGGCTCCGGCTCCAGGTCGGCCTCCGTCACTGCGTCCTGCTTCACTTCACCTTAATCAGCTGCAAAcatgagaaaataaaagtgtCAGAGTGAGACGAGGCCCCATACCTCGAATAAAAATCCCAATAAAATCAGCTTCTACTAAACGGATTTTAAAGTAGAGTTTGTTTCAAATCCAAACTGAATTAAACAGAaaatcatgaaaataaaaatcgaGTTTTAGTTTCTACATCTCAGCCAAGATCAAgactttaattattttaaatttctctgTATTTTAGTTTTGTCTAAAAATGTGCATAAAACAGGTGCACAGCAGTGCCGTGTCCTGCTGCAGGAACAGCGACCTCTGCTGCCACAGCTGGGTACTGCACACAAACTAAAGTTTAAGAGGAGCAAAGTTTTAAACAGACCAGGACAGAGACGAAGGGACGTTCGGCTTCAGTctggataaaaatgaaaatctttggcctgaaggagctgctcaaaGAAAATGTCCTCACGTTCAGGTCGAACActcacagcagctgcagcacaaaCAGAAAGGAAGGAGGCGGGTGGATTTCCCCTCCTCTTATCACTCTGCACAAGCACAGACCCTGAGTCAGTGAAGGAATCTTAATGGAGTCAACAAGGAGGTGAAACTGTCCGTACTGTGTTCACACAGAGAGCAGCAACAACAGGCACAACGCCCACTGAAGCCTTTTATCGAGCGGCTCAAAGACATAAAGTACCTCAAAGTATTTAATAAAGCAGGTAAATAAATCCAAAATGCTACAAATGCAGAAAGCTTTTCACTCACAAAAAGAAAAGGgcaaaaaaatgttcagaaaacattaaatgaactgaaaatgTCTCTGCATGAAAGAGTGTCGATCACATTTATTGATCCGTTATAAACACAGAGCTGGAGCCGGTCGGAGGAGGAGGGGAAACGTGACTAAACCCTTTCctcctgcagaggaaacaggaGGCGtgacctcctccctcccccccctccttctctctcctccaGCTGTT
This is a stretch of genomic DNA from Maylandia zebra isolate NMK-2024a linkage group LG13, Mzebra_GT3a, whole genome shotgun sequence. It encodes these proteins:
- the sncga gene encoding synuclein, gamma a isoform X1, with product MDVFKKGFSMAKDGVVAAAEKTKAGVEEAAAKTKEGVIYVGSKTMEGVVTGVNTVAQKTNEQANVVADTAVSGANEVAQATVQGVENAAAATGFVSTEEAEPVPEETELQKPNAGGEQTEPAEQ
- the sncga gene encoding synuclein, gamma a isoform X2, with product MDVFKKGFSMAKDGVVAAAEKTKAGVEEAAAKTKEGVIYVGSKTMEGVVTGVNTVAQKTNEQANVVADTAVSGANEVAQATVQGVENAAAATGFVSTTELQKPNAGGEQTEPAEQ